From one Streptomyces sp. NBC_01478 genomic stretch:
- a CDS encoding LmeA family phospholipid-binding protein, with the protein MHPYDHADATFPAYEPGDARPPRRNRRPVVIAVGALLALLLVPVTVDRLARARVESCTAEAFQEGMRTPSAPEVHVRGFPVLTQLISGTLRHVDITAHDIPAGDATGPLPVSELSLRLAELRKSDDDTEALARSAEATALLSYPDMSDALGPEISRGTRPDQVRARVPLPTGDAVTVTATVSVLSGNRIAFKDFQVTGGLLPGVAGAALGRVFERPIQLRNIPQGLHLRSVTTTESGLVARLTGESVTFRSADDSRSGGAQTNSRSGDAQTNSPYGQGI; encoded by the coding sequence ATGCACCCGTACGACCATGCCGACGCCACGTTCCCCGCGTACGAGCCCGGTGACGCGCGCCCGCCCCGGCGGAACCGGCGACCGGTCGTCATCGCCGTCGGCGCACTGCTCGCGCTGCTCCTCGTGCCCGTCACCGTCGACCGCCTCGCGAGGGCGCGGGTGGAGTCATGTACGGCCGAGGCGTTCCAGGAGGGCATGCGCACTCCCTCGGCGCCGGAGGTCCATGTGCGCGGCTTCCCGGTGCTGACGCAGTTGATCTCCGGCACCCTGCGGCACGTGGACATCACCGCGCACGACATACCGGCGGGCGATGCCACCGGCCCGCTGCCGGTGTCCGAACTCTCCCTCCGCCTCGCGGAGTTGAGGAAGTCCGACGACGACACGGAGGCGCTGGCCCGCTCGGCGGAGGCGACCGCCCTGCTGTCCTACCCGGACATGTCCGACGCCCTGGGGCCGGAGATCTCCCGGGGCACCCGTCCCGACCAGGTGCGCGCGAGGGTCCCCTTGCCCACCGGCGACGCCGTCACCGTCACGGCCACCGTCTCGGTGCTGTCCGGCAACCGCATCGCCTTCAAGGACTTCCAGGTCACGGGCGGTCTGCTGCCCGGGGTGGCAGGAGCGGCGCTCGGCCGGGTCTTCGAGCGGCCGATCCAGCTCCGGAACATCCCTCAGGGCCTGCACCTGCGGTCGGTCACCACCACGGAGAGCGGACTGGTCGCCCGGCTGACGGGCGAGTCGGTCACCTTCCGGTCGGCCGACGACTCGCGGAGCGGAGGGGCGCAGACCAACTCGCGGAGCGGGGACGCGCAGACCAACTCGCCGTACGGGCAAGGCATTTGA
- a CDS encoding TetR/AcrR family transcriptional regulator — MTGRSSAKARATRARILETARRELGRDPDSSLGDIAEAAGLARRTLYGHFAGRAALVHGLAADAGEAVRRASAVGRSPTPDAATALARFVLTLWPVGDRYRVLIALAHRDLGPDAVDTLLGPARDTVAGILAQGQRQGVFHTAVPPVPLTRAVEALVLSLLDCVNSGRWTDDGTAAATAALIAAGVGPDLAATTVHRLRPSR; from the coding sequence GTGACCGGCCGCAGCAGCGCCAAGGCGCGCGCCACCCGCGCCCGCATCCTGGAGACGGCCCGGCGGGAACTGGGCCGCGACCCCGACAGCAGCCTCGGTGACATCGCGGAGGCGGCGGGCCTGGCGCGGCGCACCCTCTACGGGCACTTCGCGGGGCGGGCCGCGCTCGTCCACGGCCTCGCGGCGGACGCCGGGGAGGCGGTACGGCGTGCGAGTGCCGTCGGCCGGTCGCCGACGCCCGACGCCGCGACCGCCCTGGCCCGCTTCGTCCTCACGCTCTGGCCGGTCGGCGACCGCTACCGCGTGCTCATCGCCCTCGCCCACCGCGACCTCGGCCCCGACGCGGTCGACACACTGCTCGGCCCGGCCCGCGACACCGTCGCCGGGATCCTCGCCCAGGGCCAGCGCCAGGGCGTCTTCCACACCGCCGTCCCGCCCGTCCCCCTCACCAGGGCCGTGGAGGCACTCGTGCTGTCGCTGCTCGACTGCGTCAACTCCGGCCGCTGGACCGACGACGGCACGGCCGCCGCCACCGCGGCCCTGATCGCCGCGGGCGTCGGACCCGACCTCGCGGCCACCACGGTCCACCGCCTGCGACCGTCCCGCTGA
- a CDS encoding MFS transporter encodes MPLFATTPVDRMTGPYARRWSALIVLCLSLLIVVMANTSLIVAAPDMTTDLGLSSSDLQWVIDGYTVPYAALMLVLGSIGDKYSRRGALVTGLVIFAVGSVTGSLVHETGLVIAARAVMGVGAAVVMPATLSLLVAIFPRRERARAITAWTATSGLAIAVGPLVAGWLLEEHAWGSTFLINVPIAVVAVVGALVLVPPSKAAAMGRIDYVGGLLSIVSVGSLVYAIIEGPHFGWGAGPVTAAVVAAVGLPAFVAWELRHPHPMLDVRKFAHRPFSGSMAAVLFFFFGTFGAIYYATQFLQFVLGYNALETGVRLLPLAGAVFAGAAVTGRLTPKLGMKPMVVTGMVLGTAGVLLLTQVDKTSTYGDFLPTMLLLGFAIGLSVSPATDTIMGSFPESELGVGGGANDTALELGGSLGIAILGSLLGTTYKDRLTDLVGGHLPAAALDTAKDSVGGGLAVAQQIAKTPSAGPQQAQALVDAVHEAFAHGVAQTSLVGGIIMAAGTLIVLAVLPGRRDAAKAGAEADAGAGAEPTVAEEEAGREQEHGESTAAEAGREQQHAEPTA; translated from the coding sequence ATGCCGCTCTTCGCCACCACACCCGTCGACAGGATGACCGGGCCGTACGCACGGCGATGGTCCGCCCTGATCGTGCTCTGCCTGAGCCTGCTGATCGTGGTCATGGCGAACACGTCGCTGATCGTGGCCGCCCCGGACATGACCACGGACCTGGGCCTGAGCAGCAGCGATCTCCAGTGGGTGATCGACGGCTACACCGTCCCGTACGCCGCGCTGATGCTCGTGCTGGGCTCGATCGGCGACAAGTACAGCCGTCGCGGCGCGCTCGTCACGGGGCTGGTGATCTTCGCGGTCGGGTCGGTGACGGGCAGCCTGGTGCACGAGACGGGGCTGGTCATCGCGGCCCGCGCGGTCATGGGCGTGGGCGCTGCGGTGGTCATGCCGGCCACGCTGTCCCTGCTGGTCGCGATCTTCCCCAGGCGCGAGCGGGCGCGGGCCATCACGGCCTGGACCGCGACCTCGGGCCTGGCCATCGCCGTCGGCCCGCTGGTCGCGGGCTGGCTCCTCGAGGAGCACGCCTGGGGCTCCACGTTCCTGATCAACGTCCCCATCGCCGTCGTCGCGGTGGTCGGCGCGCTGGTCCTCGTACCGCCGTCCAAGGCGGCCGCGATGGGCCGTATCGACTACGTGGGCGGTCTGCTCTCGATCGTCTCGGTCGGCAGCCTCGTCTACGCCATCATCGAGGGCCCGCACTTCGGCTGGGGCGCGGGTCCGGTCACCGCGGCCGTCGTCGCCGCCGTCGGCCTGCCCGCCTTCGTGGCCTGGGAACTGCGCCACCCGCACCCCATGCTCGACGTCCGCAAGTTCGCCCACCGTCCCTTCAGCGGCTCCATGGCGGCGGTCCTGTTCTTCTTCTTCGGGACCTTCGGCGCGATCTACTACGCCACGCAGTTCCTCCAATTCGTCCTCGGTTACAACGCGTTGGAGACGGGCGTACGACTGCTGCCGCTGGCCGGTGCCGTGTTCGCCGGCGCCGCGGTCACCGGGCGGCTGACCCCCAAGCTGGGCATGAAGCCGATGGTGGTGACCGGCATGGTGCTCGGCACCGCGGGCGTCCTGCTGCTCACCCAGGTCGACAAGACCTCCACCTACGGCGACTTCCTGCCGACGATGCTGCTGCTGGGCTTCGCGATCGGGCTGAGCGTGTCCCCGGCCACGGACACGATCATGGGTTCCTTCCCGGAGAGCGAGCTGGGTGTCGGCGGCGGCGCCAACGACACCGCGCTGGAGCTGGGCGGCTCCCTCGGTATCGCCATCCTCGGCTCGCTGCTGGGCACCACCTACAAGGACCGGCTGACCGACCTGGTCGGCGGCCACCTGCCCGCCGCCGCGCTGGACACCGCCAAGGACTCGGTCGGCGGCGGCCTGGCGGTCGCCCAGCAGATCGCGAAGACACCGTCCGCCGGACCGCAGCAGGCACAGGCCCTGGTCGACGCCGTGCACGAGGCCTTCGCCCACGGTGTCGCCCAGACCAGCCTCGTCGGCGGGATCATCATGGCCGCCGGCACACTGATCGTCCTCGCGGTGCTGCCGGGGCGGCGCGATGCGGCCAAGGCAGGGGCCGAGGCCGATGCCGGTGCTGGTGCCGAGCCGACGGTGGCTGAGGAGGAGGCCGGCCGTGAACAGGAGCACGGGGAGTCGACGGCGGCGGAGGCCGGCCGCGAGCAGCAACATGCGGAGCCGACGGCGTAG
- a CDS encoding ATP-binding protein, whose product MSPHTTPSPQLLDVASPDLAHWLELPAHRSGVRTARHVMGAHLAKWGLPEEVRDDAVLLISELATNGVCHTPSARLLCGVGIVTDRSLRIEVHDHDYTGGDLSRCVPCADDESGRGLFIVQAIADTWGVDRSTLTGGKAVWAILSTGY is encoded by the coding sequence GTGTCCCCCCACACGACTCCCTCCCCGCAGCTCTTAGACGTCGCGAGCCCTGACCTGGCGCACTGGCTGGAGCTTCCGGCACACCGCTCCGGCGTCCGGACCGCCCGGCACGTCATGGGCGCGCACCTGGCCAAGTGGGGCCTGCCCGAGGAGGTGCGCGACGACGCGGTGCTGCTGATCTCCGAGTTGGCGACCAACGGGGTGTGCCACACACCCAGCGCACGGCTCCTGTGCGGTGTCGGGATCGTCACCGACCGTAGTCTCCGCATCGAGGTCCACGACCACGACTACACGGGCGGCGACCTCTCCCGCTGTGTGCCGTGCGCCGACGACGAGAGCGGGCGCGGACTGTTCATCGTGCAGGCGATCGCGGACACCTGGGGGGTCGACAGATCGACGCTCACCGGCGGCAAAGCCGTCTGGGCCATACTGTCCACCGGCTATTGA
- a CDS encoding DUF397 domain-containing protein, translated as MTTTDDQVYNGMPASSLGEQGWECPWSGPNGGQCVETKQLADGRIALRQSTDPAGPALIYTPQEMAAFVDGVKRGLADHLMAG; from the coding sequence ATGACCACCACCGACGACCAGGTCTACAACGGGATGCCCGCGTCGAGCCTCGGCGAGCAGGGCTGGGAGTGCCCCTGGAGCGGTCCCAACGGGGGTCAGTGCGTGGAGACGAAGCAACTGGCCGACGGGCGGATCGCGTTGCGCCAGTCGACCGACCCCGCCGGACCCGCGCTGATCTACACGCCCCAGGAGATGGCCGCGTTCGTCGACGGGGTCAAGCGAGGACTGGCCGACCACCTGATGGCCGGCTGA
- a CDS encoding SAM-dependent methyltransferase, protein MPDSGGLPQGIDPHKASVARMYDAMLGGEHNFAIDREALAAFTAIDPQVRTLARANRDFLGRAVRFLVESGVRQFIDLGSGIPTQGNVHEVAQAAAPGARVVYVDNDPVAVAHSTSLLADNPDADIVDGDIRRPADVLSAPQLRKLIDFEQPVAVLMITILHFVTPAEDPAGIVAAFRDELPGGSWLALSHATNQDRPDTAAAVGKLYSSKATSPVTARSHDEILGLFDGFDLVAPGLTYVPLWRPDPADEIPENPSEYWVYAGVGRKNA, encoded by the coding sequence GTGCCGGACAGTGGAGGCCTGCCGCAGGGGATCGATCCGCACAAAGCGAGTGTCGCCCGAATGTACGACGCGATGCTGGGCGGTGAGCACAATTTCGCCATAGACCGCGAGGCGTTGGCCGCGTTCACGGCGATCGACCCCCAGGTTCGCACCCTGGCCCGCGCCAACCGAGACTTCCTCGGCCGGGCCGTGCGCTTCCTGGTCGAGTCCGGGGTACGGCAGTTCATCGACCTCGGCTCGGGCATTCCCACCCAGGGCAACGTCCACGAGGTCGCGCAGGCGGCCGCCCCCGGAGCGCGCGTGGTCTACGTGGACAACGACCCGGTGGCCGTCGCCCACAGCACCTCCCTCCTCGCCGACAACCCGGACGCGGACATCGTCGACGGCGACATCCGCAGACCGGCCGACGTCCTGTCCGCGCCGCAGCTACGGAAGTTGATCGACTTCGAGCAGCCCGTCGCCGTACTGATGATCACGATCCTGCACTTCGTCACGCCCGCGGAGGACCCGGCCGGCATCGTCGCCGCCTTCCGCGACGAGCTGCCCGGGGGCAGTTGGCTCGCGCTGAGCCATGCCACGAACCAGGACCGCCCCGACACCGCGGCGGCCGTGGGCAAGTTGTACAGCTCCAAGGCCACTTCACCCGTCACCGCCCGTTCCCACGACGAGATCCTCGGTCTGTTCGACGGCTTCGACCTCGTCGCGCCCGGTCTGACCTATGTCCCCCTGTGGCGCCCGGACCCGGCGGACGAGATCCCGGAGAACCCGTCGGAGTACTGGGTCTACGCGGGAGTCGGCCGCAAGAACGCCTAG
- a CDS encoding RNA polymerase sigma factor SigF: MAAVTAVEVHATAEQRVTAGGPLPLIAEPSKVSPKDARELSRQFFDRLTSLEEGTHEFQYVRNTLIEMNLSLVRYAAARFRSRSHDEMEDIVQVGTIGLIKAIDRFELSRQVEFTSFAVPYIVGEIKRFFRDTSWAVHVPRRLQEARVELAKATEELRSRLGRTPTTRELSELMCLTEEEVIEARKASNGYTSSSLDAALSTDAGTEGETVLADVIGSDDPGLELVDDLSSLAPLIAQLDERERQIIHMRYVEERTQAEIGEVLGISQMHVSRLISRMLRRLRAGLLDPAVA, encoded by the coding sequence ATGGCAGCCGTGACGGCAGTGGAGGTACACGCCACGGCAGAGCAGCGGGTGACGGCCGGGGGGCCTCTCCCGCTGATCGCGGAGCCGTCGAAGGTGAGCCCGAAGGACGCGCGTGAGCTGTCGCGCCAGTTCTTCGACCGGCTGACCTCGCTGGAGGAAGGCACCCACGAGTTCCAGTACGTGCGCAACACCCTGATCGAGATGAACCTCTCCCTCGTGCGCTACGCGGCCGCGCGCTTCCGCAGCCGTAGCCACGACGAGATGGAGGACATCGTCCAGGTCGGCACGATCGGACTCATCAAGGCGATCGACCGGTTCGAGCTCTCGCGGCAGGTGGAGTTCACGTCGTTCGCCGTCCCCTACATCGTCGGCGAGATCAAGCGCTTCTTCCGCGACACCAGTTGGGCCGTCCATGTGCCCCGGCGGTTGCAGGAGGCCCGGGTCGAGCTGGCCAAGGCGACCGAGGAACTGCGCTCCCGCCTCGGCCGTACGCCCACCACACGGGAACTGTCCGAGCTGATGTGCCTGACCGAGGAAGAGGTCATCGAGGCCCGCAAGGCGTCCAACGGCTACACCTCCTCCTCGCTGGACGCGGCACTCAGCACCGACGCGGGCACCGAGGGCGAGACCGTGCTGGCCGATGTCATCGGTTCGGACGACCCGGGGCTCGAACTGGTCGACGACCTCAGCTCCTTGGCCCCGCTGATCGCCCAACTCGACGAGCGCGAGCGGCAGATCATCCACATGCGCTACGTCGAGGAGCGCACCCAGGCCGAGATCGGCGAGGTGCTCGGCATCTCCCAGATGCATGTGTCCCGGCTCATCAGCCGGATGCTCCGCCGGCTGCGCGCGGGACTGCTCGACCCCGCGGTCGCCTGA
- a CDS encoding helix-turn-helix domain-containing protein, protein MSEARSGTGTGAPTVLRMILGRRLQDRRQGAGVSLENAAKALRVTSLTIRRLEKAEVGLKPLYVEKLLETYGADRQEIEEFVALADRANEPGWWHAYRDVLPGWFTAYVSLETGARTLRTYEPHYVTGLLQTYDYARAVLSGGFPNDNDEDLERRVQLRLRRQSLLEGPDSPTLWAVLEEAVLHRVVGGPAVMRDQIDRLLEVSELDHVSVDIVPFSAGAHVGACAPFTYFRFREPELPDVVYSEILSASMYLDQRSDVVAHLEAHNRMSLLTSSADSKALLNRMRKEYS, encoded by the coding sequence GTGAGCGAGGCTCGTTCGGGCACCGGCACCGGTGCACCCACCGTTCTCCGCATGATCCTCGGCCGGCGGCTGCAGGACCGGCGACAGGGTGCGGGCGTGTCCCTGGAGAACGCCGCCAAGGCCCTGCGGGTGACCTCCCTCACCATCCGCCGTCTGGAGAAGGCCGAGGTCGGCCTCAAACCGCTCTACGTCGAGAAGCTGCTGGAGACCTACGGCGCCGACCGCCAGGAGATCGAGGAGTTCGTCGCCCTCGCCGACCGGGCGAACGAACCCGGCTGGTGGCACGCCTACCGCGACGTGCTGCCCGGCTGGTTCACCGCCTATGTGAGCCTGGAGACCGGCGCCAGGACCCTGCGCACCTATGAGCCCCACTACGTCACGGGCCTCCTCCAGACGTACGACTACGCGCGAGCCGTACTGAGCGGCGGCTTCCCGAACGACAACGACGAGGACCTCGAACGGCGGGTGCAGTTACGTCTGCGCCGGCAGAGTCTGCTGGAGGGGCCGGACTCGCCCACCTTGTGGGCGGTGCTGGAAGAAGCCGTGCTCCACCGGGTGGTGGGCGGTCCCGCGGTCATGCGGGACCAGATAGACCGGCTCCTCGAGGTTTCGGAACTGGACCACGTCAGTGTCGACATCGTCCCGTTCTCGGCGGGTGCCCACGTCGGGGCGTGCGCACCCTTCACCTATTTCCGGTTCAGGGAACCGGAGCTGCCCGACGTCGTCTACAGCGAGATCCTCTCCGCCTCCATGTACCTGGACCAGCGATCCGATGTCGTGGCCCACCTGGAAGCGCACAACAGGATGTCGCTGCTGACCTCGTCCGCGGACAGCAAGGCGCTCTTGAACCGCATGCGCAAGGAGTACTCATGA
- a CDS encoding TetR/AcrR family transcriptional regulator produces the protein MTKPPARVPQRSNARSNRERILATARRELGRNPDITLEELARASGVVRRTLFGHFPGREALLEALAEEASEALLGVLPADPAPSGPEAEPAERSFARFVLSLWTVGDRYRLLLALARRDLGQERVTEILAPARRAAATILDRGQRDGVFHTQLPPAVLSAGLEALTIALLEEVNSGELEDDGTRAATAALIAAGVPEKQARVVVDEVGPVAG, from the coding sequence GTGACCAAGCCCCCGGCCCGTGTCCCCCAGCGAAGCAACGCGCGCTCCAACCGGGAACGCATCCTGGCCACGGCCCGCCGGGAACTGGGCCGGAACCCGGACATCACCCTGGAGGAACTCGCGCGCGCCTCCGGTGTCGTACGACGCACCCTGTTCGGGCACTTCCCCGGCCGGGAGGCGCTGCTGGAGGCGCTGGCCGAGGAGGCGTCGGAGGCCTTGCTGGGCGTGCTGCCCGCCGACCCGGCACCGTCCGGTCCGGAGGCGGAGCCGGCCGAGCGGTCGTTCGCGCGCTTCGTGCTGTCGCTGTGGACCGTGGGGGACCGCTACCGGCTCCTCCTGGCGCTGGCCCGCCGTGACCTGGGCCAGGAGCGCGTCACCGAGATCCTGGCCCCGGCCCGCCGCGCGGCCGCCACCATCCTGGACCGCGGTCAGCGCGACGGCGTCTTCCACACCCAACTGCCGCCCGCCGTGCTGAGCGCAGGACTGGAAGCCCTGACGATCGCCCTGCTCGAAGAGGTCAACTCCGGGGAACTGGAGGACGACGGGACCCGTGCGGCGACCGCCGCGCTCATCGCGGCCGGGGTGCCGGAGAAGCAGGCACGGGTCGTGGTGGACGAGGTCGGGCCTGTGGCGGGCTGA
- a CDS encoding glycoside hydrolase family 5 protein, whose product MRTIPARTRLRATFVAVAIAAVTGTTLAGSPASAAPSTNTSQFKGVNWADPRDNYADDPVVLSGLSLSDSYAQTYAKATRVIAAFRANLGANTVRLPINPYTVNGSYWKSYRGVIDAATAQGFKVIVSYWEGTGANKDGYIDDPATYWPMWNTVVKAYRHNERVYFEPMNEPHGYTDTEWADLAAKWLDTYPSVPRNRVFVSGAGYNDHVTTVCADPRLKGTYLSLHHYGFWKDYATYDQWVSDLKVRLGDCANRTVADEFGAPMTTGLDYNVPTPADNSVNFIQADTDTFRKLGMGSVYWPGLRTDDTYSIQKLIGDATRPWLVTTNQSGADRLAWAWGRGKPVKS is encoded by the coding sequence ATGCGCACCATCCCCGCCAGAACCCGTCTGCGGGCCACCTTCGTGGCCGTCGCGATCGCCGCGGTGACCGGCACCACGCTGGCCGGCAGCCCCGCCTCCGCCGCGCCGAGCACGAACACGTCCCAGTTCAAGGGCGTCAACTGGGCCGACCCGCGCGACAATTACGCCGACGACCCGGTCGTCCTGTCCGGCCTGTCGCTCTCCGACAGCTACGCGCAGACGTACGCCAAGGCGACCCGGGTGATCGCGGCGTTCCGCGCCAACCTCGGCGCCAACACGGTGCGGCTGCCCATCAACCCGTACACGGTGAACGGCAGTTACTGGAAATCCTACCGCGGGGTCATCGACGCGGCGACGGCACAGGGGTTCAAGGTCATCGTCTCGTACTGGGAGGGGACGGGCGCCAACAAGGACGGCTACATCGACGACCCCGCCACGTACTGGCCCATGTGGAACACCGTGGTGAAGGCCTACCGGCACAACGAGCGCGTCTACTTCGAGCCGATGAACGAGCCGCACGGCTACACCGACACCGAGTGGGCCGATCTCGCCGCGAAGTGGCTGGACACGTATCCCTCGGTGCCGCGCAACCGGGTCTTCGTCAGCGGCGCCGGTTACAACGACCACGTCACCACGGTCTGCGCCGACCCGCGCCTGAAGGGCACCTACCTCTCCCTCCACCACTACGGCTTCTGGAAGGACTACGCCACCTACGACCAGTGGGTGAGCGACCTCAAGGTACGCCTCGGTGACTGCGCCAACCGCACCGTGGCCGACGAGTTCGGCGCCCCGATGACCACGGGCCTCGACTACAACGTGCCGACTCCCGCCGACAATTCGGTCAACTTCATCCAGGCCGACACCGACACCTTCCGCAAGCTGGGCATGGGGTCCGTGTACTGGCCGGGCCTGCGCACCGACGACACGTACTCGATCCAGAAGCTCATCGGCGACGCCACCCGTCCCTGGCTGGTCACCACCAACCAGTCCGGCGCCGACCGACTGGCCTGGGCCTGGGGCCGCGGCAAGCCCGTGAAGTCCTGA
- a CDS encoding SAM-dependent methyltransferase → MTNAHAAREIDTSRPHSARMYDYYLGGKDHFEVDKQAAEAVSGVFTGVFVAARENRAFMHRATRALAREHGIRQWLDIGTGIPTEPNLHQVAQSVVPEAQVVYADNDPLVLKYAERLMRSTKQGRTAYVQADVNDPETLLNSPEVAEILDFDQPIALSLNALLHFVTDEQDPYGIVDRLMSVLPSGSALAISHVTADFDPEPWAKVVAIYEEGGTPVKVRTRDEVARFFTGLDLLDPGLAVGHRWRPDPVSEDRDEADAPTDAKVSLWTGVGIKP, encoded by the coding sequence ATGACCAACGCCCACGCCGCACGGGAGATCGACACCAGCAGGCCGCACTCCGCCCGCATGTACGACTACTACCTGGGCGGCAAGGACCACTTCGAGGTCGACAAGCAGGCGGCCGAGGCGGTCTCGGGCGTCTTCACCGGCGTCTTCGTGGCCGCCCGGGAGAACCGCGCGTTCATGCACCGGGCCACCCGGGCCCTCGCCCGGGAGCACGGCATCCGCCAGTGGCTCGACATCGGCACGGGCATCCCCACCGAGCCGAACCTGCACCAGGTCGCCCAGTCCGTGGTGCCCGAGGCCCAGGTGGTCTACGCCGACAACGACCCCCTGGTCCTCAAGTACGCCGAGCGCCTGATGCGGAGCACCAAGCAGGGCCGCACCGCGTACGTCCAGGCGGACGTGAACGACCCCGAGACGCTCCTCAACTCGCCCGAGGTCGCCGAGATACTCGACTTCGACCAGCCGATCGCGCTGTCCCTCAACGCGCTGCTGCACTTCGTCACCGACGAGCAGGACCCGTACGGGATCGTGGACCGTCTGATGTCGGTCCTGCCTTCGGGCAGCGCCCTGGCCATCAGCCACGTCACCGCGGACTTCGACCCCGAGCCCTGGGCGAAGGTCGTCGCGATCTACGAGGAGGGCGGGACACCGGTGAAGGTCCGTACCCGGGACGAGGTCGCGCGTTTCTTCACCGGGCTCGATCTGCTCGACCCGGGTCTCGCCGTCGGCCACCGCTGGCGCCCCGACCCCGTGAGCGAGGACCGTGACGAGGCGGACGCGCCCACGGACGCCAAGGTCAGCCTGTGGACCGGGGTGGGCATCAAGCCGTAG
- a CDS encoding PP2C family protein-serine/threonine phosphatase, translated as MSPHATRPVPTRKGTTLRNEPRSHHRDALPAGPPRRRPAFAPAADVIGSELDLRLTGSHVVHALTPGFCDAASVYLLERWVLEENAYPSVDPPQIEARRLAVRVGAEAPESWDGVLPVGEVVVFPRETPYARALASGHSQVLDGVDQHTSDRLLASAGGDAQRIDDLLHTASFLVVPLQLRGATVGFIACTRGPERDPFLPGEAVAVESLAARTAVALDNARRYERERRTALAIRNSLLPDPAQAFPGCRIAHGYLPAGQGNIIGGDWFDVLPRPGGRVGLVVGDAMGHGPESAVAMIQLRTAVRTLARLDMEPAELMRRLDELAYDTPGASFATCIYAEWDARAHSCTLVGAGHPPPLLRGPDGPALPVTLASAGLPLGLGAGTYEATVLTIDEPALLLLYSDGLVESRHADIDQEIAGLARALDTAAAEPTRADGPEGFPTLCARLLRAPSATPGADDRTLLLAELTPATT; from the coding sequence TTGTCCCCCCACGCCACGCGGCCGGTCCCCACCCGGAAAGGCACGACCCTGCGGAACGAACCGCGCAGTCACCACCGTGACGCACTCCCCGCCGGGCCCCCACGCCGCAGGCCGGCCTTCGCCCCCGCCGCGGACGTGATCGGCTCCGAGCTCGACCTGCGGCTGACCGGCAGCCATGTGGTGCACGCGCTGACGCCCGGGTTCTGCGACGCGGCGTCGGTGTATCTGCTGGAGCGCTGGGTGCTGGAGGAGAACGCGTATCCCTCCGTGGATCCGCCGCAGATCGAGGCGCGTCGGCTGGCGGTGCGGGTGGGCGCCGAGGCGCCGGAGAGCTGGGACGGGGTACTGCCGGTCGGCGAGGTGGTCGTCTTCCCCCGCGAGACTCCGTACGCACGCGCCCTCGCCTCCGGGCACTCGCAGGTGCTCGACGGGGTGGACCAGCACACCTCCGATCGGCTGCTGGCCTCTGCCGGCGGGGACGCGCAGCGGATAGACGATCTGCTGCACACGGCGTCGTTCCTCGTCGTGCCGCTCCAACTGCGGGGCGCCACCGTCGGGTTCATCGCCTGCACGCGCGGACCGGAGCGGGATCCGTTCCTGCCCGGCGAGGCGGTGGCCGTGGAGTCGCTGGCGGCCCGGACCGCCGTGGCCCTGGACAACGCGCGCCGCTACGAACGCGAGCGGCGCACCGCGCTGGCCATCCGCAACAGCCTGCTCCCGGACCCGGCCCAGGCGTTCCCCGGCTGCCGCATCGCCCACGGCTATCTCCCGGCAGGCCAGGGCAACATCATCGGCGGCGACTGGTTCGACGTCCTGCCCCGCCCCGGCGGCCGGGTCGGCCTGGTCGTCGGCGACGCGATGGGCCACGGCCCCGAATCCGCCGTGGCCATGATCCAGTTGCGTACGGCGGTGCGCACCCTGGCCCGGCTCGACATGGAGCCGGCCGAACTCATGCGCCGCCTCGACGAGTTGGCCTACGACACCCCGGGCGCGTCGTTCGCGACCTGCATCTACGCCGAGTGGGACGCCCGGGCGCACTCCTGCACCCTGGTCGGCGCCGGCCACCCGCCGCCGCTGCTGCGCGGCCCGGACGGACCGGCCCTGCCGGTCACGCTCGCCAGCGCGGGACTGCCGCTGGGGCTCGGCGCGGGCACCTACGAGGCCACGGTGCTGACCATCGACGAACCGGCCCTGCTCCTGCTGTACAGCGACGGGCTGGTCGAGTCGCGGCACGCCGACATAGACCAGGAGATCGCCGGTCTGGCCCGGGCCCTGGACACGGCCGCCGCCGAGCCCACCCGGGCCGACGGCCCGGAAGGGTTCCCGACGTTGTGCGCGCGGCTGCTGCGCGCCCCGTCCGCGACGCCCGGGGCGGACGACCGCACGTTGCTGCTGGCCGAGTTGACGCCCGCGACCACCTGA